CGCTGGAGCCGAACCTCGCCAGACGCCTGCGGGCCGAGGTCCAGTTTCCCCGGTGGTCCGGGGTTGAACAAAACGTCGAGGAGGAAGAGGAGGCCATCGGAGGATACCTGCATGCAAACTGCTCTTTCTGCCATGCGCCGGAAGGGATTGCGCGCACCGATATCGATCTTCGCTTCCCCAATTGGCCGGAGAATGCGGGCCTTTGCGGTGAGGACGTCGAATTCGGCGTGATCCCGGTCGAAGGGCTTCTGCGCCTGGCACCGGGAGATGCAGAACGCTCGGCCCTGTGGTGGCGGATGACCGATACCGGCGAACACCGCATGCCGCCCCTCGCGACCAGCATGGTCGACCAGCATGCGGCATCACGGCTGCAGAACTGGATCGACAAGATGGACGGCTGCCCCGAGACGACCTCGAGGCCAGCAAGCGTCAACCGTCACGCGGCGGCGCCCGCCGCAGCACTTCTGGCCGAACGAGCCTCGCATGAAGCGAGGTAGAAAACCCGCAGTTCCCGCAAGCCGGCCGCCAGTTGTTTTTTCCGATAGATCCAAAGCCTGAGGCTTGCTAGAAATGCCATACTTATGGCTACTCGCGCCTATACAAATGAAGACGGCACCGTTCGAGACGAAGTCCTCGAGAAGCAGGCATCCGCCCTCGCGGAGGCCGAACGTAAATACGGAATCGACAGCGACCATCTCGACTCCCTGATCGCGACCGTGCAGGAGGAAGGCTATGTCATTCTGCCGAACCTGCTCTCGCCCGAAGAGATCGAAACCATCCGACGGGAAACCGATCCGCTTCTCGAACATGACGGCAGGACCGAGTTCGAAGGTTATAAAACACGCCGCATCTATTCGGTGATCGAGAAAACGCTCTCGTGTAATCCGGTCGTCGAGCACCCGCTGGTGATGGCCCTGCTCGATCGGCTCTTCATGCCGAATTACCTTCTCTCCCAACTCCAGGTGATCAAGGTGATGCCGGGCGAAATTCGCCAACCGCTGCATCATGACGATGGATTCTACCCGCTGCCCCGCCCCCGAAAACCGATCGGTGCAGCCCTGATCTGGGCGCTCGACGATTTCCGCGAGGATAATGGCGCGACTCTGGTCTATCCCAAAAGCCATTTATGGGGAGATGTGCCGTCTGCCGACATCGATGTCAGCAAGATGGTTCCTGCCGTCATGCCAGCGGGATCGGCGGTCTTCTTTCTGGGGACCATGTGGCATTGCGCCGGCCCGAACAACAGCGACAAGCCAAGGCTTGCTGCCACGACGCAGTATTGCGAACCCTGGGCGCGCCAGCAGGAGAACTACTGCCTCGCCATCTCGCGGGAACGGGCAAAGCAATGCAGCCCGAAGGTCCAATCCCTTCTGGGATACAGCATGCTCTTTCCGTTCATCGGCTTTGTGAACGGCCGCGACCCCGCAAGACTCCTGCGCGATTAGATCTGGCGCTTGTGCGGCTCGACGGGAAGCAGCGCCCGCTGTCGCGAATCGACACGAACGAAATCCGAGAC
The genomic region above belongs to Candidatus Binatia bacterium and contains:
- a CDS encoding phytanoyl-CoA dioxygenase family protein — encoded protein: MATRAYTNEDGTVRDEVLEKQASALAEAERKYGIDSDHLDSLIATVQEEGYVILPNLLSPEEIETIRRETDPLLEHDGRTEFEGYKTRRIYSVIEKTLSCNPVVEHPLVMALLDRLFMPNYLLSQLQVIKVMPGEIRQPLHHDDGFYPLPRPRKPIGAALIWALDDFREDNGATLVYPKSHLWGDVPSADIDVSKMVPAVMPAGSAVFFLGTMWHCAGPNNSDKPRLAATTQYCEPWARQQENYCLAISRERAKQCSPKVQSLLGYSMLFPFIGFVNGRDPARLLRD